A genomic segment from Actinoplanes sichuanensis encodes:
- a CDS encoding pectate lyase family protein has product MRRARWFTGSVAVAASAVLLSAVFSGPARAETLFGDDFNDGDAAGWSRNGGAWSVVGGVYQQTSTSGTARALAGTTSWTDYTVRARVNTTGTAGVAARATSTSQYYTLVVTAAGTAQLLRVSGGTATSLGTAPVGAGTWRTLALTVRGNTLTGHVDGIQVLSATDGTFGSGRIGLVTTTSNAGFDDVTVDTTAPGPGPSTSPTSPTPPPPGGCAVTGTATGFAAGTTGGAGGPTVQVDTAAELLSSIATTGPLTICVVGTITLPAGMYDVTSDKSIVGVGATAGITGGGFNIGLPVSDVTAPPANAVHNVIVQNLSFRNASDDSINVQMFSHHVWIDHNDLAQGYDGLIDVKRGSSLVTVSWNHTHQHTKNMLLGHDDANGAQDTGRLKVTYHHNWFDRTPQRNPRVRFGEPVHVYNNYYVYNTDTGVACQNNAGCVVEGNYFEDVEEPVTNTYAGPAGRCVARNNVFVGESGAPDCSGTVQEPSTYYAYTLDDPNQVKSIVTAGAGVGRL; this is encoded by the coding sequence ATGAGACGAGCTCGATGGTTCACCGGCAGTGTCGCGGTGGCCGCCTCCGCCGTGCTCCTGAGCGCGGTGTTCAGCGGTCCGGCCCGTGCCGAGACTCTCTTCGGCGACGATTTCAACGACGGCGACGCGGCCGGCTGGAGCCGTAACGGCGGCGCCTGGTCGGTCGTCGGCGGCGTCTATCAGCAGACCTCGACTAGCGGCACCGCCCGGGCGCTGGCCGGCACCACCTCGTGGACCGACTACACCGTGCGGGCGAGAGTGAACACCACCGGAACCGCCGGGGTGGCCGCCCGCGCCACCTCGACCAGCCAGTACTACACGCTCGTGGTCACCGCCGCGGGCACCGCCCAGCTCCTGCGGGTCTCCGGCGGGACCGCGACCAGTCTCGGCACCGCGCCGGTCGGCGCCGGAACGTGGCGCACCCTGGCACTCACCGTGCGCGGCAACACGCTGACCGGGCACGTCGACGGCATCCAGGTGCTGTCGGCCACCGACGGCACGTTCGGCTCGGGGCGGATCGGGTTGGTCACCACCACCTCGAATGCGGGCTTCGACGACGTCACCGTGGACACCACGGCGCCCGGGCCGGGCCCGTCGACCTCGCCGACGTCACCGACCCCGCCGCCGCCCGGCGGATGCGCGGTCACCGGCACGGCGACCGGGTTCGCGGCCGGGACGACCGGTGGCGCGGGCGGGCCGACCGTGCAGGTGGACACCGCCGCCGAGTTGCTCTCGTCGATCGCCACGACCGGCCCGCTGACCATCTGCGTGGTCGGCACGATCACCCTGCCGGCCGGCATGTACGACGTGACCAGCGACAAGTCGATAGTCGGGGTCGGCGCGACGGCCGGGATCACCGGCGGCGGCTTCAACATCGGGCTGCCGGTGTCGGACGTGACGGCACCACCCGCGAACGCCGTGCACAACGTGATCGTCCAGAACCTGTCGTTCCGCAACGCCAGTGACGACTCGATCAACGTGCAGATGTTCTCGCACCACGTGTGGATCGACCACAACGACCTGGCGCAGGGCTACGACGGGCTGATCGACGTCAAGCGCGGCTCGTCGCTGGTGACCGTGTCGTGGAACCACACCCACCAGCACACCAAGAACATGCTGCTCGGCCACGACGACGCGAACGGCGCGCAGGACACCGGGCGGCTCAAGGTGACCTACCACCACAACTGGTTCGACCGGACTCCGCAGCGCAACCCGCGGGTGCGGTTCGGTGAGCCGGTGCACGTCTACAACAACTACTACGTGTACAACACCGACACCGGTGTGGCCTGCCAGAACAACGCGGGCTGCGTGGTCGAGGGGAACTACTTCGAAGACGTCGAGGAGCCGGTCACCAACACGTACGCCGGACCGGCCGGCCGCTGCGTGGCCCGCAACAACGTCTTCGTGGGCGAGTCGGGGGCCCCGGACTGCAGCGGAACCGTCCAGGAACCGTCCACGTACTACGCCTACACCCTCGACGACCCGAATCAGGTCAAGTCGATCGTCACCGCCGGCGCGGGCGTGGGGAGACTGTGA
- a CDS encoding pectate lyase family protein, whose translation MHGLFAALLALPAVPVTAATADGFATGTTGGVAGPTVTVTTAAELARYAGANTPYTIMVSGRITASGMITVVANKSILGVGSTAEITGGGLQLGTTTRPGNNVIIRNIRFSNASDDSISVTNKAHHVWIDHNEFLPGYDGSLDIKRQSTNVTVSWNRFAGTDKTMLLGHSDTYTADVGYLRVTYHHNYFEGSNQRHPRVRFGEPVHVYNNYYRNIGLYGIASTENAGVVAEGNYFENVPYPCHSTGGYAESNPGRLVQRANAFAGSGVCEAGGTVVEPSTYYSYSLDPATSVPSLVMAGAGTGRI comes from the coding sequence CTGCATGGACTCTTCGCGGCGCTGCTGGCCCTGCCGGCCGTTCCGGTCACCGCCGCGACCGCCGACGGCTTCGCGACGGGTACGACCGGGGGAGTGGCCGGTCCGACCGTGACCGTCACCACCGCGGCCGAACTCGCCCGGTACGCCGGTGCGAACACCCCGTACACCATCATGGTCAGCGGCCGGATCACGGCGAGCGGCATGATCACGGTGGTCGCGAACAAGAGCATCCTCGGGGTCGGGTCGACCGCTGAGATCACCGGTGGTGGCCTGCAACTGGGCACGACCACCCGGCCCGGCAACAACGTGATCATCCGGAACATCAGGTTCAGCAACGCCTCGGACGACTCGATCAGCGTCACCAACAAGGCGCACCACGTGTGGATCGACCACAACGAGTTCCTGCCCGGCTATGACGGCTCGCTGGACATCAAACGGCAGTCGACGAACGTGACCGTGTCCTGGAACCGGTTCGCCGGGACCGACAAGACCATGCTGCTCGGGCACTCGGACACGTACACCGCGGACGTCGGCTATCTGCGGGTCACCTATCACCACAACTATTTCGAGGGCTCCAACCAGCGGCATCCGCGGGTGCGGTTCGGTGAGCCGGTGCACGTCTACAACAACTATTACCGCAACATCGGGTTGTACGGGATCGCGTCCACCGAGAACGCCGGGGTGGTGGCCGAGGGCAACTACTTCGAGAACGTGCCCTACCCGTGCCACTCGACGGGTGGTTACGCCGAGAGCAACCCGGGCCGGCTGGTGCAGCGGGCCAACGCGTTCGCCGGCTCGGGCGTCTGTGAGGCCGGCGGAACCGTGGTCGAGCCGTCCACCTACTACTCGTACTCGCTGGACCCGGCGACGTCGGTCCCGTCGCTGGTCATGGCCGGCGCGGGCACAGGGAGGATCTGA
- a CDS encoding pectate lyase family protein: MHGILAALLLGSGLVNPMAAAAPDGFAAGTTGGVGGATVVVDTTDELLTAIDTVGPLVIQVSGTIAITSKQGVRPNKTIVGLGSNATITGGGFDFYKSYNVIVRNLTFVDAEDDAINVGQQSHHIWIDHNTFVRPVDGSIDIVRGADYVTVSWNHFAGTDKSMLIGHSDGASGTDVGHLKVTIHHNWFDGSRQRHPRVRFGEPVHVYNNYFDGNELYGIASTMNGGVVAEANHFANVPYPCFSTGGYADSGPGRLVQRSNVFTSSGACQAGGTVVEPSTYYSYTLDPASSVPSLVSAGAGAGRI; the protein is encoded by the coding sequence ATGCACGGCATTCTGGCAGCGCTTCTTCTCGGTTCCGGCCTGGTGAACCCGATGGCGGCCGCCGCCCCGGACGGGTTCGCGGCCGGCACCACCGGCGGGGTCGGCGGGGCCACCGTGGTCGTCGACACGACCGACGAACTGCTGACCGCGATCGACACGGTCGGTCCGCTGGTCATCCAGGTGTCCGGGACCATCGCGATCACCAGTAAACAGGGTGTCCGCCCGAACAAGACGATCGTCGGCCTCGGCTCGAACGCCACGATCACCGGCGGCGGCTTCGACTTCTACAAGTCGTACAACGTGATCGTCCGGAATCTGACCTTCGTCGACGCCGAGGACGACGCGATCAATGTCGGTCAGCAGTCGCATCACATCTGGATCGACCACAACACCTTCGTGCGCCCGGTCGACGGGTCGATCGACATCGTGCGCGGTGCCGACTACGTGACCGTGTCGTGGAACCACTTCGCCGGTACCGACAAGAGCATGCTGATCGGCCACTCCGACGGGGCGTCCGGCACCGACGTCGGCCATCTGAAGGTGACCATCCACCACAACTGGTTCGACGGGTCGCGGCAGCGGCATCCGCGGGTCCGGTTCGGTGAGCCGGTGCACGTCTACAACAACTACTTCGACGGCAACGAGCTGTACGGCATCGCGTCCACGATGAACGGCGGTGTGGTGGCCGAGGCCAACCACTTCGCGAACGTGCCGTACCCGTGCTTCTCCACCGGCGGGTACGCCGACAGCGGGCCGGGCCGGCTGGTCCAGCGGTCGAACGTGTTCACCTCGTCCGGCGCCTGCCAGGCCGGCGGGACCGTCGTCGAACCGTCCACCTACTACTCGTACACGCTGGATCCGGCCTCGTCGGTCCCGTCGCTGGTGTCGGCGGGCGCCGGGGCGGGCAGGATCTGA
- a CDS encoding restriction endonuclease subunit S, translated as MTRRPYRDLVLFARGGGWGADRETDGHAPVAVIRGTDFAAVRSGRTESVPRRWEKRTLIEPRRVRPGDVLLEISGGSAARGQSTGRALFIGPDVLPAFEHPVIPASFCRLVRFDTTVVDARYAYYGLRDMYLSGRAGDYENQSTGIANFQFGRFLDAELLRVPPLADQRRIVAVLSALDDKIEINDRVVTAYEELLRAAFEALAVTGGGTVPVTELVEFNPRTPRPDRDGAPYVDMAALPTHVAGIRSWSRRPPRGGSRFRNGDTLLARITPCLENGKTGYVDFLDDDETATGSTEFIVLRARPGVPPQFPYFLARDVRFRDHAVRKMAGSSGRQRVNAADAADFRITVPDPRRLAAFGARAGAAFTHMAALRTETRALETLRDTLLPELMSGRQILPAPAPADTSDGTDEAGSSVYE; from the coding sequence GTGACCCGTCGTCCGTACCGTGACCTGGTGCTCTTCGCTCGTGGCGGTGGCTGGGGCGCCGACCGGGAGACCGACGGGCACGCCCCGGTGGCGGTGATCCGGGGCACCGACTTCGCGGCGGTGCGCTCCGGCCGTACCGAATCGGTCCCGCGCCGTTGGGAGAAACGCACCCTGATCGAACCGCGGCGGGTGCGGCCCGGTGACGTCCTGCTGGAGATCTCCGGCGGCAGCGCCGCCCGGGGCCAGAGCACCGGCCGGGCGCTGTTCATCGGTCCGGATGTGCTGCCGGCGTTCGAGCATCCGGTGATTCCGGCGAGTTTCTGCCGCCTCGTCCGTTTCGACACGACCGTGGTCGACGCCCGGTACGCCTACTACGGCCTGCGGGACATGTATCTGTCCGGGCGGGCCGGCGACTACGAGAACCAGTCGACCGGGATCGCGAACTTCCAGTTCGGGCGGTTCCTGGACGCCGAACTGCTGCGCGTGCCGCCGCTGGCCGACCAGCGCCGGATCGTGGCGGTGCTGTCCGCGCTGGACGACAAGATCGAGATCAACGACCGGGTGGTGACCGCCTACGAGGAGTTGCTGCGGGCCGCGTTCGAGGCCCTCGCGGTCACCGGCGGCGGCACCGTGCCGGTGACCGAACTGGTCGAGTTCAACCCGCGGACACCGCGACCGGATCGCGACGGTGCGCCGTACGTCGACATGGCCGCCCTGCCCACCCACGTCGCCGGGATCCGCTCGTGGTCACGCCGTCCGCCGCGCGGTGGCAGCCGGTTCCGCAACGGCGACACGCTGCTGGCCCGGATCACCCCGTGCCTGGAGAACGGCAAGACCGGCTACGTCGACTTTCTCGACGACGACGAGACGGCGACCGGGTCGACCGAGTTCATCGTGCTGCGGGCCCGGCCCGGCGTGCCGCCGCAGTTCCCGTACTTCCTGGCCCGGGACGTGCGGTTCCGGGATCACGCGGTACGCAAGATGGCCGGGTCGTCGGGGCGGCAGCGGGTGAACGCCGCCGACGCCGCCGACTTCCGGATCACCGTGCCCGATCCGCGGCGTCTGGCCGCGTTCGGTGCGCGGGCCGGTGCGGCGTTCACGCACATGGCCGCCCTGCGCACCGAGACGCGAGCCCTGGAGACGCTGCGGGACACCCTGCTGCCGGAGCTGATGTCCGGCCGTCAGATCCTGCCCGCCCCGGCGCCCGCCGACACCAGCGACGGGACCGACGAGGCCGGATCCAGCGTGTACGAGTAG
- a CDS encoding class I SAM-dependent DNA methyltransferase: MIQDILWKAANKLRGSIDAAQYKEFVLGLVFLKYVSDTAGSVFQVPADARWEHLAAHTGDRIGAPLDAAMDAIMRANPALAGVLPRIFDRDNVDQDRLRELVGVIGDARFTGDAQDVLGEVYEYFLERFARAEGKRAGEFYTPASVVRLLVEMLRPDHGRVYDPCCGSGGMFVQAGRRKRITVFGQEANERTWRLAKMNLAIHGIDPHGLGDRWADTFTDDRHPALLADFVLANPPFNMSDWPRRQDDPRWRYGLPPRGNANYAWLQHIIAKLGPTGRAGVVLANGSMSSRPAGEGGIRRAIVEDDLVECMVALPPNLFRTTAIPACVWFLSRDKRERSGQVLFIDARGLGTMTGRTERVLTDTDVMRVADTFHAWRNPTINTTMSYEDTPGFAYAANLDEIRQRDHALSPGRYVGTPGTDPAAEPLPDRIARLTKELEACLDESRRREDVLRDRLRDLP; this comes from the coding sequence TTGATCCAGGACATCCTGTGGAAGGCGGCGAACAAGCTGCGCGGCTCGATCGACGCCGCCCAGTACAAGGAGTTCGTGCTCGGGCTGGTCTTCCTCAAGTACGTCTCGGACACCGCGGGCAGCGTGTTCCAGGTGCCGGCCGACGCCCGCTGGGAGCACCTGGCCGCGCACACCGGCGACCGGATCGGAGCGCCGCTGGACGCCGCGATGGACGCGATCATGCGGGCGAACCCGGCGTTGGCCGGGGTGCTGCCGCGGATCTTCGACCGGGACAACGTCGACCAGGACCGGCTGCGGGAGCTGGTCGGCGTGATCGGCGACGCCCGGTTCACCGGGGACGCCCAGGACGTGCTGGGTGAGGTGTACGAGTACTTCCTGGAACGGTTCGCCCGCGCCGAGGGCAAACGGGCCGGCGAGTTCTACACCCCGGCCAGCGTGGTGCGACTGCTGGTGGAGATGCTGCGGCCGGACCACGGCCGGGTGTACGACCCGTGCTGCGGCTCCGGCGGCATGTTCGTGCAGGCCGGCCGGCGGAAACGGATCACCGTCTTCGGGCAGGAGGCGAACGAGCGCACCTGGCGGCTGGCGAAGATGAACCTGGCGATCCACGGCATCGATCCGCACGGCCTCGGCGACCGCTGGGCGGACACCTTCACCGACGACCGGCATCCGGCTCTGCTCGCCGACTTCGTGCTGGCCAACCCGCCGTTCAACATGAGCGACTGGCCGCGGCGCCAGGACGACCCGCGCTGGCGGTACGGGCTGCCCCCGCGCGGCAACGCCAACTACGCCTGGCTGCAGCACATCATCGCGAAACTCGGTCCGACCGGCCGCGCCGGTGTGGTGCTGGCCAACGGCTCGATGTCGTCACGGCCGGCCGGTGAGGGCGGCATCCGCCGGGCGATCGTCGAGGACGACCTGGTGGAGTGCATGGTGGCGCTGCCGCCGAACCTGTTCCGCACGACCGCGATCCCGGCCTGCGTCTGGTTCCTGTCCCGGGACAAACGTGAGCGCAGCGGGCAGGTGCTGTTCATCGACGCGCGCGGGCTGGGCACGATGACCGGCCGGACCGAGCGGGTGCTGACCGACACCGACGTCATGCGCGTCGCGGATACCTTCCACGCCTGGCGCAACCCCACGATCAACACCACCATGTCGTACGAGGACACGCCCGGCTTCGCCTACGCGGCGAACCTCGACGAGATCCGGCAACGTGACCACGCGCTGAGTCCGGGGCGGTATGTGGGCACTCCGGGCACCGACCCGGCCGCCGAGCCGCTGCCCGACCGGATCGCCCGCCTGACGAAGGAGTTGGAGGCGTGCCTGGACGAGTCGCGCCGCCGGGAGGACGTGCTCCGGGACCGCCTCCGGGATCTGCCGTGA
- a CDS encoding alpha/beta fold hydrolase has product MSQDRVSRHQIETRDDRVLTFEVTGHPDGSPVFLLHGSPGSRIGPRPRGSVLYRLGIQLISYDRPGYGGSTRHPKRSVADAAEDIGAIADGLGLERFAVVGRSGGGPHALAAAARLPERVSRTAVLVGIAPSDAEGLDWLNGMTDGNVREYETADNDWPKHVERLRLLADRARRDPEFMVDNLRRQMTAADRQVVDDIAIRRLLTETYVEAFAQGPFGWIDDVAAFRSAWEFQLSEVTGEVLIWHGADDNFSPVSHARWLAEQIPQAEVRIQASTAHFGAVEVLPEVLHWLVAGRPLVAARH; this is encoded by the coding sequence GTGTCCCAGGACCGGGTGAGCCGACATCAGATCGAGACCCGGGACGACCGTGTCCTCACCTTCGAGGTGACCGGTCATCCGGACGGCTCACCGGTGTTCCTGCTGCACGGATCGCCCGGCAGCCGGATCGGCCCGCGCCCACGCGGCAGCGTCCTCTACCGCCTCGGCATCCAGCTGATCAGTTACGACCGGCCCGGCTACGGCGGCTCCACCCGCCATCCGAAACGCTCGGTCGCCGACGCCGCCGAGGACATCGGGGCCATCGCCGACGGGCTCGGCCTGGAGCGGTTCGCGGTCGTCGGCCGGTCCGGCGGCGGCCCGCACGCCCTGGCCGCGGCGGCCCGGCTGCCGGAGCGGGTGAGCCGCACCGCGGTGCTCGTCGGGATCGCCCCGTCCGACGCCGAGGGCCTCGACTGGCTCAACGGCATGACCGACGGCAACGTCCGGGAGTATGAGACGGCCGACAACGATTGGCCGAAACACGTCGAGCGGCTCCGACTGCTGGCCGACCGGGCCCGCCGCGACCCGGAGTTCATGGTCGACAATCTGCGCCGCCAGATGACCGCCGCGGACCGGCAGGTGGTCGACGACATCGCGATCCGGCGGCTGCTCACCGAGACGTATGTGGAGGCGTTCGCCCAGGGCCCGTTCGGCTGGATCGACGACGTCGCCGCGTTCCGGTCGGCGTGGGAGTTCCAGCTCTCCGAGGTCACCGGCGAGGTGCTGATCTGGCACGGCGCCGACGACAACTTCTCGCCGGTCAGTCACGCCCGCTGGCTGGCCGAGCAGATCCCGCAGGCGGAGGTCCGGATCCAGGCGTCGACAGCGCACTTCGGCGCGGTCGAGGTGCTACCCGAGGTGCTGCACTGGCTGGTCGCCGGGCGGCCGCTGGTGGCCGCCCGGCACTGA
- a CDS encoding ABC transporter permease gives MSVLSRLVRSGIGRRRVQTVVIALVTLIAVTSSVLGGTLLVASTAPFDRAFEQQHGAHLTVQFDAAKVTADQLVASARAGGVSETAGPFPTATIDPVDDDREPVAPFVVAGRAQPTGGIDAVTLVRGRWATKPGEIVLFDDGRSRSRSRSVGRVWTLADLPGGPTLTIVGHARSISATAGGWVVPEQFATLTPTGRQMLYRLTTAGTDAQVEAGRAAVAATLPAGALTASRSWLIARQDAAGEAALFVPFLMAFGVIGLAMAVLIVGNVIAGAVSTGIRRIGILKALGFSPGQVTRAYLAQALIPAAVGALIGVLAGNALAVPVLAQTNDLYGTSDSGVEPWVDVAVLAGMLGLVAVTALVAASRAGRLRTVDALAVGRTPSAGRGRWAARLTARLPLPRPVTLGLAHPFARPVRSATIVTAIGFGTAAVVFSVGLAASLHQIQAAEALADVTVEAGQREGPKRVEHETGKPVDTAAVHRAITGQAGTRGHCGTVRAEVSSPALTGELETLATTGGDCAESYRLVNGSWYAGPGEIVVATPFLTRTGTAVGDTVTLTYAGAPVTVRIAGEAFNTENDGLQILTPIETFADPELRPREFRVYLEPGTDVAAYRDELDIALAPQGAFVGMTEQGTPEAILIINSLTALLSLLLVAVAALGVLNTVVLETRERVHDLGVHKALGMAPRQTIAMVIASVVVTGLAGGALGAPVGLWLQQTIVTEMAWSAGFRLPTAMLHTYQPWQLLLFGLGGLVIAVLGALLPAGWAARTRTATALRTE, from the coding sequence AGACGGTCGTGATCGCCCTGGTCACGCTGATCGCGGTGACGTCGTCGGTGCTCGGCGGCACCCTGCTGGTCGCGTCGACCGCCCCGTTCGACAGGGCGTTCGAGCAGCAGCACGGCGCCCACCTGACCGTGCAGTTCGACGCCGCGAAGGTCACCGCGGATCAGCTGGTGGCGTCGGCGCGGGCGGGCGGGGTGTCCGAGACCGCCGGGCCGTTCCCGACCGCGACGATCGATCCGGTCGACGACGACCGCGAGCCGGTCGCGCCGTTCGTGGTGGCCGGCCGGGCGCAGCCGACCGGCGGAATCGACGCGGTCACCCTGGTCCGCGGCCGGTGGGCCACGAAGCCGGGCGAGATCGTGCTGTTCGACGACGGCCGCTCGCGCAGCCGTTCGCGGTCCGTCGGCCGGGTGTGGACACTGGCCGACCTGCCCGGCGGCCCGACGCTGACGATCGTCGGGCACGCCCGGTCGATCAGTGCGACGGCCGGCGGCTGGGTGGTCCCCGAGCAGTTCGCCACACTGACGCCGACCGGCCGTCAGATGCTGTACCGGCTCACCACGGCCGGCACCGACGCACAGGTCGAGGCCGGGCGGGCCGCCGTGGCCGCGACCCTGCCGGCCGGGGCGCTGACCGCGTCCCGATCGTGGCTGATCGCCCGGCAGGACGCCGCCGGTGAGGCGGCACTGTTCGTGCCGTTCCTGATGGCGTTCGGGGTGATCGGGTTGGCGATGGCGGTGCTGATCGTCGGCAACGTGATCGCCGGGGCGGTCAGCACCGGCATCCGCCGGATCGGCATCCTCAAGGCGCTCGGCTTCTCCCCCGGCCAGGTGACCCGTGCTTATCTGGCGCAGGCGCTGATCCCGGCCGCCGTGGGCGCGCTGATCGGGGTGCTGGCCGGCAACGCGCTGGCCGTCCCTGTGCTGGCGCAGACCAACGACCTCTACGGCACCAGCGACTCCGGGGTGGAACCGTGGGTGGACGTCGCCGTCCTGGCCGGGATGCTGGGCCTGGTGGCGGTGACCGCGCTGGTGGCGGCGTCCCGGGCCGGGCGGTTGCGGACCGTCGACGCGCTCGCGGTCGGCCGGACCCCGTCGGCCGGGCGCGGCCGGTGGGCGGCCCGGCTGACCGCGCGGCTGCCGCTGCCCCGGCCGGTGACGCTGGGGCTGGCGCATCCGTTCGCCCGCCCGGTCCGGTCGGCGACGATCGTCACGGCGATCGGGTTCGGCACCGCGGCGGTGGTCTTCTCGGTCGGGCTGGCCGCCTCACTCCACCAGATCCAGGCCGCCGAGGCGCTCGCCGACGTGACGGTGGAGGCCGGGCAGCGGGAGGGGCCGAAGCGCGTCGAGCACGAGACCGGCAAGCCGGTCGACACCGCGGCGGTGCACCGGGCGATCACCGGTCAGGCCGGCACCCGGGGTCACTGCGGCACGGTGCGTGCCGAGGTGAGCTCGCCCGCGCTGACCGGCGAGCTGGAGACCCTGGCCACCACCGGCGGCGACTGCGCGGAGTCGTACCGGCTGGTGAACGGCTCCTGGTATGCCGGGCCGGGGGAGATCGTGGTGGCGACACCGTTCCTGACCCGCACCGGCACCGCGGTCGGCGACACGGTCACGCTGACCTACGCCGGAGCGCCGGTCACCGTGCGGATCGCCGGGGAGGCGTTCAACACCGAGAACGACGGCCTGCAGATCCTCACCCCGATCGAGACGTTCGCCGATCCGGAGCTGCGGCCCCGGGAGTTCCGGGTCTACCTGGAGCCGGGCACCGACGTGGCGGCCTACCGCGATGAGCTGGACATCGCGCTGGCCCCGCAGGGCGCGTTCGTCGGGATGACCGAGCAGGGCACCCCCGAGGCCATTCTGATCATCAACAGCCTGACCGCGCTGCTGTCGCTGCTGCTGGTGGCGGTGGCGGCGCTGGGTGTGCTCAACACGGTGGTGCTGGAGACCCGGGAGCGGGTGCACGATCTCGGCGTGCACAAGGCGCTCGGGATGGCCCCGCGGCAGACGATCGCCATGGTGATCGCGTCGGTGGTGGTCACCGGTCTGGCCGGCGGGGCGTTGGGCGCACCGGTGGGGCTGTGGCTGCAGCAGACGATCGTGACCGAGATGGCCTGGTCGGCCGGTTTCCGGCTGCCGACGGCGATGCTTCACACCTATCAGCCCTGGCAGCTGCTGCTTTTCGGGCTCGGCGGCCTGGTGATCGCCGTCCTCGGCGCGCTGCTGCCGGCCGGCTGGGCAGCCCGCACCCGGACCGCGACCGCGCTGCGCACCGAATAA